From the Hippocampus zosterae strain Florida chromosome 13, ASM2543408v3, whole genome shotgun sequence genome, the window CACTGCGGCGTCGTCCTCTTTGAGACGTTTATTCGATGTTTGGTGGTGGCGAGCTATGCTAGTTTTTTAAAGTTCTCTTTTGGCCGGGCTGTAGCCTAGCTTGGCTACAGCGCGTAAAAAAATCCCTCCTGTTTGCCGCAAACCAACTGTCGCGAGTGCTGACAGCGAAGACGGAGATCTTTTTAAATATGAAGTTTTTCCAACACGCTGGCGACCTCAAGGAGGAGGAGTATGAAAGTTCCGTCAGCTTTTGGTCGACGAACGTTTGTgcgatgtatatttttttaattaaacgtaCTTCTATACTCGTTAGCGTGGCTGCCGGAAAGGAGACCTGTATGTCGCAAAACCATTCTCGCTCACACTTTTTGGATCGATATAAattgaatatttattgttattgaCGAAAGCGTCGCGTCAGTATTAAAGAGAAACGACCAGATGTTCACTGACTTcacatattattttttaaatcgtaTTATGGAGATTGACAGCAAAAAAAGCACATCTATAATTCTACAATCCGTCTGGATAAAATGGTTCCACTTCCAATGTTAGTCCAGTAGATGGCAGCAATGTACATTGGACCACCGTGCCTTGTGGTGGCGCTGTCGTAACTGTGGAACAAAACCTAGGCGGCACCACTGAGCATATGCCGTGCTTGACGCAGGACAAGGGTGCCAAAATCCGGTCCTCGAGAATCCCTATCCAATCAATTTTAGAcatcttcctcctccaacacatGCGATTCAAAGGACCAGCTCATCTTTGCAGAATTCTGCTCACAATCTTCATCATTTGGATCCGccgtgttggagtagggaggcaTCAAAAAGTACCGCTAGGCTGGGCTCTCAAAGACCGGATTGGGCACGGCTGGCGTAGCATCTGATGGCGAGTGTGAAGTTGTCCCGAAAAGGTcagaagatgaaaaagaagagtGGCGCTGTTCGGACATATGACATCATCGCCGCTATTCTCAGCGTGACTGTCGCTTTCACTTTGAGTCATCTCGCTCTCGAGAGAGGGCGCTGCTTATTTCGGCGACCTGTCCTCACTTCGCCCGCACCCCCAGTACATCCTTTGATGACTCACCTTCCTTTAACCCCATCAGGCTTCTCGCCGCCTGCGCTTTTTCTTCCCGCCGTTTGCACTCTGAGCCCACTTCTTGGCCCAATTGTtggttttgtgctttctatatTACTGTCTGAATCACAGATAAACAGCAGAATTTGtctatttgttgttttgcagatCTGGTAAATCTTTGGAtgccacttctgacaccaatttttgtttcattgtctTTGGAGTATTTCTGGAAAAAACACATCAAGTggtgtttttgacattttgtggaGTCGGTCAGTGATTGGATCCCATTTCTGCCACGAATTGTCGCTGCAGTGTCTTCACCTTGACTCGGAAAGTCGGAATAAGGATGATTAATGGATAGATAGAAAagtaaaaaagagagagagagacctagACCTAGACCtttgtcattttgaaaggcTTTTTGAGACCCGGGTTTTTGCTGCAATATTTTATTCACCACTTGAATGGACTCTCGCGATCACCAGTTGCCGGCGGAAACGTCAGACGAGCGATCGATTTTGAACAAGCGGCAACGTGAGCGCGGCTTCCTGAAAACCGGGAGACGGGCTCCGTGGCCGCGGGGCCGAAGCCAAACGGCGTCGCCTCGGCAACCAACGTGAACACGGTGAAGCCGCCGAGTTGAAAACCACGTTAGGAAACAACGCTAAAGACTTTAAGGGTCAAAGGAGAGGATTGATTATCGCGCCGATTTTATTGCGCTCTCATGAAAGAGGCCCGAGTCAATAGGTTGGCGCTCTCATTCTCGCTCGCTCTCCGGCTCCCACGctctccgctttttttttttcgcagccTGCGGGAATATTTTAGAAGAGGGTCGGCGTTCGCACGGTTGCTGCCTCACGTGGCCTGCCTCGCTGGTTTATTAGGGTGCGccctttaaccctcgtagtgcaccgcttgcgataaatgtaaaatgatgtctttgaatcaaaggcaaaggcattcagaaaaacacgagagagctgaaacttatggaggggttctaaaatggactaaatttcatgacgtcaccggctgataattctcaggcattgcagcaataatacaaaaacgttttgatacattaatcttcacaatttacatattttgcaccatagagacccattataattcatatttttgaatgcatcgtaaacctaatgcgtatacatgcatttcacgcgatttatgcgtcaatcgctttgttttcggtcgggattgttagtagggcttggttgggacctccagacaccattttttttttccttttgcaaaaaataaagaataaaaaatctcaaagaactaataaaaactatatatgcatggatagcacagatgcctctgaacattttgagtgtttgaaaaaaaaaaagagaatgtttttataacacaaaatacatcattacaaaaattgtaaaatgtgtaacttaaggcctttttaatttggagcactcAAGGGTTTAAATTGTCAATACCGCCAAGAAAGTAGCCGTGCTGGCAGCGGGGAGGGTGCGGGTGGACAATTCTGGCATAGGGTTGTACGCTCTTGTCTTTTAGACACTTGTTTGCAAAATGAAacgcaaaaagaaaaattttGCAGTTGCATGAGCAATCAAgacagcttttcttttttttttttttaaacaaaacaccAAGATACATTAGTGTCAGTGTCCACGGAAAGGTCATCTTAAGTCATAGTCCAAAATTTCCCCAAAATGTAATTCGCATCTCCAGAAAACGATTCGCAACCTCAATTGTGAAATGTCATTTGGGACAGATGACAGCGTCGCATTCAACCTGCGACGGACGggacgattttttaaaaaaacgttttgaatgaCAACAGCCGCCAATGAACGGGGCTACGTCCGGACGGctatttttcattgcttttagaTCGCGACAGACGAAGCGTATCGCCATGTGCGTCGCACGCGGAGGTTTCACCCAACAGATCGCGACATGACTGGGCGTGCATGACTGGCGGGGGTGAAAATGAAGGGCTGCAGGTGAGTCGGGCGGACCGCGGACGAGGCGTGAGCCAGGACGAAAGAGGAGGTGAGGGAAGAACACGAGGGCGAGCGAAGGCTTCGGAAACACTTTGACGAGCGTCCTAGCGAAACGTGATCGCTTTGCGTGTGGGTGGATGGCACGCAGGAACCGTGCCCGACCTCCTGACGCCAACAAATGTTCACATGCCGTCACGTGCAAAAGACGCGTGCGCAAAGAGGACCGCCATGTCGAGCCTGCGCGGCGTTCACGTAGGATCCGTGGTGATGCGTTTGATTTGACCTCAAGAACTGAAGCGGTTTTTTTCCTAGGACAGAAAATGTTGCCGTGTCCCTTGACATGTGCATCTGCGCCAGATTTGGGATGATGTGTGGATATTTGCTTTTCAGAAATTTTTACACCCATTTAATATATTTGTCTGCATTGGTTCTGtcatttttgtgggtttttgtcCCTGATATGTTTGTGTATTCTTCTTGctttatagacacacacacacacaaatatataccgtattagTGCTGtgaaacaatgaaaatatttaatcgcgATCAAATGTATAATTTCGTAGTTAACTCGGAATTAGCCCTAATTAATCACAGATTTTTATCTATTCTAAATTTCCTTtgatttttcccattttaatgctctcgtcaacatgGATTCTTGGATCCGTTTTCTTTGTGCAATATGCAAAATCTTGtctgaaacaacaattttcaattttcgctgaacatttttcacttggagcagttactCAAACGTGGAgcacatttgattattttagagcaacgtaacatccggcGTGACGTGGTGCAGCATTAATctcgcgattaaaaaaaaaaaaataataataattgagttaaaattgttttaaattaatgCTGATAATAAACTGTTAAACTGAaagcactaatatatatatatatatatatatatatatatatatatatatatatatatatattagggtcAAGGCTGGCTCTCTTGAGCAAGGGTCAAATGAGAGCAGACTTCACTAATATTGAAGTGGAAAGATATATCAGGGCGCGTACTTAACCAATCCTTTGCAGTAGTAATAATGCATGTGGACTTTGGCAATGAAACGCGATTCATTCTCAGCCTCGAGCCCTTTTTCATCCAAAAGAAAGAGCACGGTGATCCATCCCGCGCTGATCAAGCTCGTCCCTGATCACTTTGCATCAGTGCCCGGGGATGCTCGACTTTACAAAGTGTTCTTTCATTAAAGTGATATGAAGGGAAAAGGGAAGAAGAAATACCTGTGTCAACTGACCGGATTATCTGATCAGACGTCGACTCGCCGTGGACCGGCGCAGACGTCGGCGGTGCTCGAGCTCCTGTGCCctttgtttaaaagaaaaaaaaagttgattataCCGTAGCACATGGCAGTGCAATACGGCTTGACTTGTATAATGTATTCCGGCATGATTGGCAGGGTATAGTGATGTATAGTTCAGTTATGTGTACAGTAAGCCCTCGTTTATGGCGGCTAATGGGGACCGAatccacccgcgataaatgaaaatccgcaaagtaacCACCCCTCCCCCATATAGGCACACGAACATGTGTATGAGCATACAAAATATTGATGAGGCCAAATTTAACGGTATCCATGCATGTACAAGTCCATTTAGTAGTCATGAACATGACTGAATGCTGTAtcctaatagatttaaacaagTATACGTTTGGTTATTGTATGAATaaggaaatacagtaaacatctACATGTAGTACCGTATATGTTGCGGAccattttgctgactttcgctgcttccCGTTTGCGGACAGGGATCACTGAACAAGAGTTGAATATGTTAGCGTATAGCGTAGCTTTCCGTAGTGGCTGTTGAATAGCATTGTTGGGGTGCAGAGTATGTTGTACGCTGCGGTATGGTGTTGTGCGCCGCTCAGTTCGGCAAAGTCTACCATCTCGTAGTCAAGTGCGGTCTGGTACAATGTGGTTTGGAGTTGCGTATATGGCGCTGACCGAATTGGGGCTAGCGTGCTACGATACGGTGCAATGTacgctagcaaaaaaaaaaaacaagagtacaGTCCTCAGCGTTGAGCACTTTGTATCGTAGGCCTGTACTGTCGGCTAGTGTGGTTTCAGCTCGCAAAATACGCGCTTTGGTACGGTCATGCGTCCGGTGACCTTATCGCGACACCGCGGCGGGACGTTTGGTTCCCAGCTCAAGCGTGAAGAAACTCATTGACGGCCAGCCATTGTCATCTCTTCCCTGGCCGTAATGTCACACACTGCGGAGAGGGACGCCGTGGTCCATTGTGCCTATTTGACGCCTGAACAAGTCGCGTAATGCGTACTCAAGTGTTTTCAGAAGGAGGAGCAAATGGCTGCCCGCCGTTTGGTTACCTTCTCATTGCCCTCCCAGCACCACGACCGCGAGGCGTGGTCATGCCTGTTTGCCGCCGCGCGAGCAGTGACCTTGAAGGAGGCGGTCACAAAGTCGAGGGGGTGGCATACCTAGCATAGCTAAACAACTGCTAAAGAACTTAATGAAGGCTGTGGAGTGCCCTCCAAGAGGAAGCCTCATCTCAAGATGGGTGGCCAGCAGATAtttgtcatcatgtcaagatcgatctttgcttgactttcttcgTTTGGGATTTTTACATGCCCGCCCCCAATGAACATCATTGACATACTAGGCCTATATATCCGCGTGACTGCGGTCGTTCGGGGCTTCCTGGTGAAATccgagactcacaggagcccgaatcgattcgtgtcgCGTCGTGatcaactgaagaaaagacgacgcggcgttgggtcttcttccaccttctcaaagagatcaaagaacctgtaaccaaggagggCCCGGAGCAAAtcgacagctcccattcctcaacacggGCTACCGAGAGGCTTACGAGAGCAGCCCAATTTGTTTGAAAGCCAGTTGGACAAAAGTGCCGCACTTGAGCTTCCCCGCATGCGACAAACACTCTCCCGTCTTCGCCGCAGGTGCATTTGCATCTGCACAGTCAAACAAATGACTCCCAGAAGCCATTTGGAAGGAATGCGGCGCACTCactcagctcacctgcaaccaGACGTGACTCCATTTGGTAGGTGGGGGAATGGAAAACAGGAAGCGGCCCATTTCCGAGCCTCATTCATCTTCATGAGACTTTTATGAGAGAGGACGTTGGATGCACGCGAGTCCCGCGGGACTCGCAGGGCTCACACTGGGAAATGATcactgcacacacaaacatttgcagGTGCTGAACCGTGTGTGAGGTTCGACTGTAGTtccaatgatattttttttctctacgtGAGaccgttttgcttttttgtttattttgttccaAACCATACTTGAAAGCCAAAGTAAAGACAAAGTACGCCGTGAAGCACCAACAACACACACCCATAAAACAGAgggacaacaaaacaaatactgcgGTGAAATACTTCGGtcttttttggggttgggggggctacCCGAGCGCCCCCACCTGCCAGGAACAACGTCGTCCGCGTCTCCGGGATGCTCGAGTTGCGGCCCGTTCCGCAAAGACTCTTTCGGATGATCGCCGGTTTCCTTTTCGGGGCTTTGCGGAAAACTTCGGTCGTGCGCCAGTTCCATTGCGGGAGCCTTTGGGCCGCCCGAGCGCCGTCCGCACTCAAACGACTCGTCTTATGACAATCACTGGCGGTGACGCCTGAGTGCCTCATGGCGGGGGAGAGCGTCTCTTTCGGATCGCTATCTTGAAGCTAATGAACCAACCAATGACGAACGCAACCGCGTTTCACACGCGAGTTTCCTTTGCCCTCGTCTTCGGGGGTCCTCAAGCGGAGCAATGAGAATGAGTCCTTGGGAGGCTCGAGAGCCCTGCGCGACCGTCCACCCTCTGCGGCAGAGTCGACACAGCGTATCGGTGAGGGCTATCGTTTGCCGACCGCTCCGGCGCTCCGGCTAAGTCCTCTCGGAACACAAAGCGGACCGTCCAACTCCCGAACGCCTCCCCGCGGGGAGCGTGTCGTTTCCGGCCTCCAGCCGCGGGGGTAAAGGCCCAAAGCCGTCGTGGGCCGAGTGTCTCCGCGAGGGGAGTAAGTCGAGCCGAAAGGGGCCCGGCGCGGGGTCCCACGCAAGAGGGGTGTTGCGTTCGCCCGCGCTCGGGCCGGATCGGCGCCGGTCTGAGACCCCGCGAGTGCGGGAGACCCTCTGGCCGGCTCCTTGGGCTCGGGCCAAACTCAGCAGGCGGGGAACGGTCGCCGCCGAGGCGGTAGCGCCGAGCGGAGCGGTCACGTGGTCCCGCTCggtcgcggcggcggcggtgggggACGCCTCCGCCCCCGACGTGACAAAGGAGACGTCCCCAAAGAGGGCGGCCACTTTCTGGTAGTAACGCGTCCGGATCACCTTGGCGGAGCGGTAGAGGTCCCCGATGAAACAGTAGCAGATGGGGTTGAGGCTGGAGTTGGTCAGGCCCAGCCACTGGGCGAAGGGTCGGGTCTGGAGGAGCCACGGCGGCGGGCGCAGCTCGCGGTCGATCCACAGGTCGGCCACGTAGAGCGGCAGCCACGAGACGGCGAACAGCAGCACCAGGCACACCACCGTCTTGGCGATCTTCTGCCGGGTCTTCAGGCGAGAGGCGTGCAGGGCCCGGCTGCGCGGGTCCAGGTCGGCGAAGGCCGTCCGCGTGCCGCCCCGCAGTCGCCGGCCGGTCAGGAAGCCGATGGTCAGGTTGAAGGTGACCGGAAGGCAATAGAGCACCGCGAACAGCAACACGTTGTACCTGCGCGGGAAGGAGGAAGGAATCAGGTCGCGGTCGCGTCACCCAAAGTCAAAACGTCGCTCCTTAAATCGAGTCACGGAATCGGCAAAAAGGCAAAAAGGACTCCAAGTCTTGACGACGGCGCTACCCGGACTTGACGAGTGCCCCGACTCAAGAGAGTTGGAAGCCCCACGAGGCTTCCAAAGCCTTCCTCGCTCGATATATTTACCGACGGAACGCTAGCTCCTGAGCTTTGCGGTCAAAGCTTCCCCTCAGCCGTCCTTTGACGGCCGACGCGGTCGCGGTGCCGCGTCAACTTGCGGTTCCCAATCAATCACCCGAGCGGCAGCCGACCTGAGAAATGAGACGCAAGGACACGACTCGGACGACACCTCCCGAACGTTTCTCACCAATACAACACCGGCAGCGACGCCGCATCACACATTTCGACGTGTGCGGTCGCCAAGGGCAACCCGGGAGGCGCGGAAGAGGAAACCGGCGCAACGGTGGCCGATTTTGAAAACGGCGAGCCGGAGGCACGGCGACGGAGGGAATCGTTTTTTTGTAATGGAGCGCAACGGGGCAACTACGACAATGACTTTCCCGAGACTCAGGATCCACGTCGCCAGCCTTGCTGGCGCTCCTACCCAAACTCCAGCAAGTCCAAAGTCCCGAGTCGCAAGGACGAGACCTTGGTCCGAACGGCCCCGAGGCCGAACGCGGGCGCACGTACGTACCCTTGTTTTAGGCGATGCTCGGGCCACTCCTCCTGGCACACGGGAATGGAAAAGCCGCCGAAGCCGATCTCCCGCCGGCGGTTGACGACGGCGATGGGGGCGCAGACGGCGGAGGAGGCGGCCCACACGGCGGCCACGGTGGCCAGGACGCGGCGGCGGGTGAAGACGGAGCGCGCCCTGAGCGGCGAGCGGACGCCGTAGTAGCGGTTGACGCTGATGACGCTGAGCGTCAGGACGCTGGCCGCCACCGAGACGGCCTGCGTGAAGGGGACGGCGCGGCACAGCAGGTCGCCGTACACCCAGGCGGCGTAGATGCGGCTGGCCAGCGTGATgggcatgcacacgcacaccacGGCCAGGTCGCACACGGCCAGGTTGAGCAGCAGGCCGCGGGTGGCGCCCACGGCGGCCAACCGCCGACCGCGGCGGCCGGCGAGCACCCGCAGGGACGTCAGGTTGCCGGCGAAGCCCAGCAGGAAGGACAGGCTGTACAGGAGGGTCAGGGCCACCGTGCCGGGCTCGCGCAGGGTCCACAGCAGCGCGTTCTCCAGGTCGGCCGCATCGTCCCAGGACGGGCTCGGCGTGCCGTTGAGCCGCTGCGgcggcggggagggggcgggtccGGACGAGCTCCCGTCCCGGGGGCCGTTCTGGAGAGAATCCATGAGGAGGCTCCGCAAAGACTGGAGAGAAAGTGATCCGGAATTCCAGACTCCGCCACTCACTGCCGCTCCCCCAGAGACGAAAGGCCGATTCACGGATTGGTTGAGACTCTGAAGCTGACGCTGGAGCCTACCAAGAAGTGCCAACTTGCCGTCTTCTTCCAGGCACGGCTTCTCCAgatgtttttgtgggtctcctccTTGGTTGACCTGTCAATCAAATTCCGTGTTACCGAGTGAAACTGGCTCCGGGGCTCGTCTTTTTCTagtatcatgaaaaaaaatattcatttctttGCCCAAAGAAGATGATCGCGGCTAATTAAATGGCAGCCAGATAAGGATCGGGCTTGTCCGGCACTTCTGACGAAGGACGAGCCTTGGacgaggtcttttttttggggcggggggcgttTCAAAGGAAGAACGCAAATCCATAAACtgaccccacccccatcccaaaCATACCAATATATAGAGAGTGGGCCAAGAATGTTCGGCTCTCGTGGCCGCGAGACGGGGTGAGGACCCCTCCCCAAAAATGCCCGGTCCCCATTCCCCGAATTGGCCCCTGCGTTCCCGCGGCCGCGTGCCGGCACCAGACGGTCCGACATCTGCCTCCAATATACTTTCTTACCTTCCAGGCCGGTGGACCTCATGTGAGAGACTCCACAAaacctcccgccccccccccccccctgcgcccCCTCCAACCACACTGCCGAGGAAAAACGCACAAGATATTCCACTTTTATATCTTAGCCCCAAATAAGGATTTGATTCCACTTGATGGGTTTCTGTCCTCCCCTCGCAAGCGATCAGTTATCGAAACACAGCAAAAAGCAAGACCACCAAACGCATTCATAATGAGGaactttgaaagaaaaagaaacgtcGAAAAAAAAGCTCTCCTGTACTGACCGCCGCCGCACTGATGAAGAACCGCACTTAGGCAAGACGCGGCGCCATCTCCCCGGCTCGGAAGTCGGCGTTTCCGAGTAACCGTCGAGCATCCGCCGAGCTCGCCTTCTACCCAGTGACTGAGCGCCGAGTcggcgagggagggagggaagcgTTCATCCGCaaaacgcgcacgcgcgcacgcacgtacgCAACGGGGCAGACGGAGCCGGCGTGTGTGCGAAggttcggtttttttttttcgagagaGAATGCAGATCGTTTCGAGATGAAGCGACATTAGCGATTTCCGATGCCTTTCACTAGCATACAGCCATCTCAATAAGATGTCCTAGACGCGTCATTTTCCAAAtaattccaaataatgtgcgtttttcttgcatgcctgaattattttcatttttgcagcattcgttgataagaaataaacctatcatcaaggtttttgtcatgtttcggtttgtggcCACcgggtggcactgtggggcttttccctgcagctgcacacctgttgctcattACGTAATTCGTGGCATTATAAGGACTCGCGGCCGACTACTTTGTTTTTGTGCCGTTTCTTTGCAactgtcatggtttttgtttgtttaaattagTTTTGTTCTTAGGATTGAGTTGTCTGTGTTTTAATGCAATTCTtggagtacaccctgctcctcctgcctgcctgctttatggggtccaccaccacctcgcaacgtgacactagattgttgtttgtgttcttaTCAGATGCGATTGAAGAAGTAGAccgtttcagaattcgaaatttgcgACTCTCCAAATGGATCCGCAGGACTCTTCTGATCAGAGAGTCCCGCAGGACTGTTAAACTGTCTCATTGaaacgtgggaaaaaaaaagttggatccAGACCAGGATCTCAGACTTCCCGTGTGTTTTTGCGGCATGTcgtcttgagactgtttttgGGGGTCCGCGTGCGCCGACCAAATGCGAGGTGGTTTCGTGTCTCCCTGGGGCTCAAGTATTTTTCACAAGTCTGTTACCGAGCAAAACGGCAGATTGATCGTGTTTGGTTGGGCATGGGGTCCGGAGACCTTTTTGCGGGTCTCTCGGGACATTCACGCCTCAACGCAACCGCCGCTGTCGACGAAGCGCTGCAACATGCACCGAAAACAATTcggacaacaacaaacatgaaatgaatcatgtcaaaagcacaaaaactgtCCAACTCAAAATCGAGTCTTATTCCgcggttccattttttttttccttcccccgcCCCGTCTTCGTTAAGCCCATCACGTCCGCGACGCCCTTCGCCTCTCGGCCTTCCTCATtggaggaactccgggcgggcGGCTAAAGAGCCGATCTACGCCAGGGCGACAAATGACCTAAATGAGGCGGCGCGCGCCTGCGGCCACGCCTCGGCGACGCCGCAAATTCCCACTCGGGATGCCGCGCCGTCGCCCATCGATTGGAATAAGCGCAATTTAATCAGCGCTCACGTGACCGATGATGTAACGCTACACTGGCCTGACGTCCGCGCGGGGGggaggtgtgtgggggggtgagaAATTCTGTCAGAGAGCGTcgatgaagaataaaaatcaagtcaaatgaAAGTTGCAGTGCCATCGAGCGGCTGACGTCAACGGCAAGTTGCCCGCCGAGTTCTTCGCGTTTCTTATTAGCT encodes:
- the LOC127613514 gene encoding galanin receptor type 1-like — translated: MDSLQNGPRDGSSSGPAPSPPPQRLNGTPSPSWDDAADLENALLWTLREPGTVALTLLYSLSFLLGFAGNLTSLRVLAGRRGRRLAAVGATRGLLLNLAVCDLAVVCVCMPITLASRIYAAWVYGDLLCRAVPFTQAVSVAASVLTLSVISVNRYYGVRSPLRARSVFTRRRVLATVAAVWAASSAVCAPIAVVNRRREIGFGGFSIPVCQEEWPEHRLKQGYNVLLFAVLYCLPVTFNLTIGFLTGRRLRGGTRTAFADLDPRSRALHASRLKTRQKIAKTVVCLVLLFAVSWLPLYVADLWIDRELRPPPWLLQTRPFAQWLGLTNSSLNPICYCFIGDLYRSAKVIRTRYYQKVAALFGDVSFVTSGAEASPTAAAATERDHVTAPLGATASAATVPRLLSLARAQGAGQRVSRTRGVSDRRRSGPSAGERNTPLAWDPAPGPFRLDLLPSRRHSAHDGFGPLPPRLEAGNDTLPAGRRSGVGRSALCSERT